In the genome of Candoia aspera isolate rCanAsp1 chromosome 1, rCanAsp1.hap2, whole genome shotgun sequence, one region contains:
- the GDF15 gene encoding growth/differentiation factor 15, protein MELGKLPQDLGITVGTMPVFFSCYFRGLIPSLGTLLLLFISRVDPRPHRGHDVQLQLEAVKQGILVRLGLERPPAIQGTMDQEEIQKAQLRYQELLAQLQANQTKLLPSTTIHLLRPEFMHVNESTSGNLQATNVHLEFSRTAALHQNLNILRAELTLFKEWLDPPSNSLSKITWPAHVNLYQLSTREKGTPKLLTSQVISGTSPSLSLKGAVEQWVASSEPKLHLGLEFRSDTAAWLATTMTEEGTELLSLTIESETRKAVRKARQLDEEECRKGDGKCCMRSLKVSFEAIGWSDWVVAPQSYSMKFCEGSCPHNYKPASMHAQIKARLHSLSGETPAPCCVPAAYEPMVLMHYGSDGMVATQLFDDMIVTRCHCA, encoded by the exons ATGGAATTAGGGAAATTGCCCCAAGATCTGGGCATCACAGTTGGCACAATGCCAGTCTTCTTCTCATGCTATTTCAGGGGTCTTATCCCCAGTCTGGGAACGCTGCTTCTGCTCTTCATTTCCAGGGTGGACCCAAGGCCACACAGGGGACACGATGTCCAGCTCCAGCTGGAGGCTGTTAAGCAGGGCATCCTGGTGAGGTTGGGCTTGGAGAGGCCTCCAGCCATCCAGGGCACCATGGACCAAGAGGAGATCCAGAAGGCACAACTGCGCTACCAGGAATTGCTAGCACAGCTCCAAGCAAACCAAACCAAGCTGCTGCCATCCACCACCATTCATCTTTTGAGGCCTGAAT TTATGCATGTGAATGAGTCCACATCGGGAAATCTGCAGGCCACAAATGTGCATCTGGAGTTCTCCAGGACAGCAGCATTGCATCAGAACCTCAACATTCTCAGGGCTGAACTGACTCTCTTCAAGGAGTGGCTAGATCCTCCGAGCAACTCTCTGTCCAAGATAACATGGCCAGCACATGTTAATCTCTACCAACTGTCCACAAGGGAGAAAGGAACCCCCAAGCTGCTTACTTCCCAAGTGATTTCAGGGACTTCACCAAGCCTCAGTCTTAAGGGTGCTGTAGAGCAATGGGTAGCAAGCTCTGAGCCCAAGTTGCATCTGGGCTTGGAGTTTAGGTCAGACACGGCTGCGTGGCTGGCCACTACCATGACAGAAGAAGGGACAGAGTTGCTGTCACTGACGATAGAGTCTGAAACTCGAAAGGCAGTAAGGAAGGCAAGACAGCTTGATGAGGAGGAATGCAGGAAGGGCGATGGGAAATGCTGCATGAGGTCACTTAAGGTCTCCTTCGAGGCCATTGGGTGGTCGGATTGGGTGGTGGCCCCGCAAAGCTACTCTATGAAGTTCTGTGAGGGTTCCTGCCCACACAACTACAAACCAGCCAGCATGCATGCCCAGATCAAGGCCAGGTTGCACAGTCTTTCTGGGGAGACTCCGGCACCTTGTTGTGTTCCTGCCGCCTATGAGCCAATGGTGCTTATGCATTATGGCAGTGATGGGATGGTGGCCACCCAACTCTTTGATGACATGATTGTTACTCGGTGTCAC